One Alnus glutinosa chromosome 3, dhAlnGlut1.1, whole genome shotgun sequence genomic region harbors:
- the LOC133862826 gene encoding DEAD-box ATP-dependent RNA helicase 18: protein MDSDSPNPSSALTNTRFSDLNPPLSEPVLEALTQAGFEFCTPVQAATIPLLCSYKDVTVDAATGSGKTLAFVVPLVEIIRRTKTPPKPHQVMGVIISPTRELSSQIYNVALPFISTLPNFKSMLLVGGAEVKADLKKIDEEGANLFVGTPGRLYDIMERVDGLDFRNLEILILDEADRLLDMGFQKQINSIISRLPKLRRTGLFSATQTEAVEELAKAGLRNPVRVEVRAETKRLNGLASSEQLACSKTPSGLHNEYMECEADKKSSQLVDFLMKNRSKKIIIYFMTCACVDYWGVVLPRLPVLKGFSLIPLHGQMKQIAREKALASFRALSSGILLCTDLAARGLDIPDVDCILQYDPPQNPDVFVHRVGRTARMGREGSAIVFLLPKEEAYVEFLRLKRVALAERKCSDDAPDVIPQIRTAAKKDRDVMEKGLRAFVSYIRAYKEHHCSYILRLKDLEIGKSAMGYGLLQLPSMPEVKHHSLSTVGFTPVEDINLEDIKFKDKSRQKQRNKNLQAKKEAQRQEPKSDKPNKSSKPAATIMRKKTAKQRRAAQTIEDDDELAREYRLLKKLKRGAIDESEFARLTGTDELL, encoded by the exons ATGGACTCCGACTCACCCAACCCCAGCAGCGCTTTAACCAACACGCGCTTCTCCGATCTCAACCCCCCGCTCTCTGAGCCGGTCCTCGAAGCTCTTACCCAAGCCGGCTTCGAGTTCTGCACGCCGGTCCAAGCGGCCACAATCCCCTTGCTATGCAGCTACAAGGACGTGACCGTGGACGCCGCCACCGGCTCCGGCAAAACCCTAGCCTTCGTTGTCCCACTCGTCGAAATCATCCGCCGAACCAAAACCCCTCCTAAACCCCACCAG GTGATGGGGGTAATTATCTCTCCGACAAGGGAGCTGTCGTCGCAGATATATAACGTTGCGCTGCCTTTCATATCGACGCTACCGAATTTCAAGTCCATGTTGCTTGTTGGGGGAGCGGAAGTGAAAGCTGACTTGAAGAAAATAGATGAGGAAGGAGCTAATTTATTTGTCGGCACGCCGGGGAGGCTATACGACATCATGGAACGCGTCGATGGCTTGGATTTTAGGAACCTCGAG ATTTTGATTCTGGATGAGGCTGACAGGCTATTGGATATGGGGTTCCAGAAGCAGATAAATTCGATTATATCTCGCTTACCAAAGCTTCGTAGAACTGGTCTTTTTTCAGCTACCCAAACCGAGGCAGTTGAAGAGCTTGCTAAAGCAGGGCTGAGGAATCCTGTGAGGGTTGAAGTTCGGGCAGAAACAAAACGGTTGAATGGTCTGGCATCATCAGAACAATTGGCCTGTTCAAAAACACCTTCGGGCCTACACAACGAG tACATGGAATGTGAAGCAGATAAGAAATCATCTCAGCTTGTTGATTTCCTTATGAAGAACAggtctaaaaaaattataat ATACTTCATGACTTGTGCTTGTGTTGACTACTGGGGAGTTGTTCTTCCACGGCTTCCTGTTTTGAAGGGTTTCTCTTTGATCCCTCTGCATGGCCAGATGAAGCAG ATTGCAAGGGAAAAGGCATTAGCTTCTTTTAGAGCTCTTTCAAGTGGTATTCTTCTATGTACTGATCTTGCAGCAAGGGGACTTGACATTCCGGATGTTGATTGTATTCTGCAG TATGATCCTCCTCAAAATCCAGATGTTTTCGTACACAGAGTTGGCCGAACTGCCCGGATGGGTAGAGAAGGAAGTGCTATTGTTTTTCTATTGCCAAAG GAAGAAGCTTATGTAGAGTTCCTGCGTTTAAAAAGGGTTGCTCTTGCAGAGAGGAAATGCTCTGATGATGCTCCTGATGTCATTCCTCAG ATCCGGACTGCTGCCAAGAAGGACCGTGATGTAATGGAGAAAGGACTCAGGGCATTTGTTTCTTATATCCGTGCATATAAAGAGCATCACTGTTCTTATATTTTAAG GTTGAAAGATCTTGAGATTGGGAAGTCGGCCATGGGATATGGCCTATTGCAGCTCCCTTCCATGCCTGAGGTAAAGCATCACTCACTTTCTACGGTGGGATTCACTCCAGTTGAAGACATCAATTTGGAGGATATCAAGTTTAA AGATAAATCTCGTCAGaaacaaagaaataagaatCTGCAAGCAAAGAAGGAAGCACAGCGGCAAGAGCCAAAATCTGATAAGCCCAACAAATCCTCAAAGCCTGCAGCTACTATCATGAGGAAGAAAACAGCTAAACAGAGACGTGCTGCCCAGACAATTGAAGACGATGATGAGTTGGCACGAGAATATCGTCTACTGAAAAAGCTTAAGAGGGGGGCTATCGATGAAAGTGAATTTGCTAGGTTAACAGGAACTGATGAGTTACTTTGA